A stretch of Rhododendron vialii isolate Sample 1 chromosome 4a, ASM3025357v1 DNA encodes these proteins:
- the LOC131323522 gene encoding flowering-promoting factor 1-like has translation MSGVWVFKNGVLKLDDQSSNQRRRVLVHTPTNEVITCYSDLERMLTSLGWERYYDDPDLLQFHKRSTVHLISLPRDFTRFRSVHMYDIVVKNKNLFEVRDV, from the coding sequence atgtCCGGCGTCTGGGTGTTCAAGAACGGCGTGCTCAAGCTCGACGATCAGAGCTCGAACCAGCGCAGAAGAGTCCTGGTCCACACCCCTACAAACGAAGTCATAACTTGCTACTCGGACCTCGAGAGAATGCTCACCTCGCTCGGCTGGGAGCGCTACTACGACGACCCGGACCTCCTCCAGTTCCACAAGCGCTCCACGGTTCACCTCATCTCTCTCCCCAGGGACTTCACCAGGTTCAGGTCCGTGCACATGTACGACATCGtcgtaaaaaacaaaaacctctTCGAAGTCAGGGATGTGTAG